One window from the genome of Candidatus Cloacimonadota bacterium encodes:
- a CDS encoding (4Fe-4S)-binding protein translates to MKEIVIISGKGGTGKTSITASFSYLGGKDVIVADCDVDAADMHLLLEPDYAVSEDFYSGLIAEIDQEKCIKCGKCAEVCRFAAIPIINKKYVINPIDCEGCGYCSQICPRDAIEMKEQNVGKWFLSEIKTGSKMVHARLGIGAENSGKLVAEVKNKAKGIAEKENKEFVIVDGSPGIGCPVISSLSGAHFVVLVTEPSVSGIHDLKRVYELVKKFGIKAGCIINKADINPNKTKEIQRFLEDEKIESITAIPYDENFTKAMTQGKTIVEFDDGKLKLNIENSWEKIKELATN, encoded by the coding sequence ATGAAAGAGATCGTCATCATTTCAGGAAAAGGCGGAACCGGTAAGACTTCAATCACAGCATCTTTTTCTTATCTTGGTGGGAAAGATGTAATTGTTGCAGATTGCGATGTTGATGCGGCTGATATGCATCTTTTATTAGAACCGGATTATGCTGTTTCCGAAGATTTTTACAGCGGATTAATCGCTGAAATAGACCAGGAAAAATGCATCAAATGTGGAAAATGTGCAGAAGTTTGTCGCTTTGCAGCCATTCCGATAATTAACAAGAAATATGTCATAAATCCAATAGATTGTGAAGGTTGTGGTTATTGCTCTCAAATCTGCCCGCGAGATGCAATCGAGATGAAAGAGCAAAATGTCGGGAAATGGTTTCTTTCCGAAATAAAAACAGGTTCAAAAATGGTACATGCCAGATTGGGAATTGGGGCTGAAAATTCCGGTAAATTAGTGGCAGAAGTAAAAAATAAAGCCAAAGGGATCGCAGAAAAAGAAAACAAAGAATTTGTGATCGTTGACGGTTCGCCGGGAATCGGTTGTCCGGTTATTTCATCACTTTCAGGAGCACATTTCGTAGTTCTGGTAACCGAACCTTCAGTTTCCGGTATTCACGACTTGAAAAGAGTGTACGAGTTAGTGAAAAAATTCGGCATTAAAGCGGGTTGCATTATTAATAAAGCTGATATTAATCCAAATAAGACAAAAGAAATACAGAGATTTCTGGAAGATGAGAAAATCGAATCGATCACTGCCATTCCTTATGATGAAAATTTCACTAAAGCAATGACCCAAGGCAAAACAATTGTAGAATTTGATGATGGAAAACTCAAACTAAATATTGAAAATAGTTGGGAAAAAATAAAGGAATTAGCAACGAACTAA